Below is a genomic region from Macaca thibetana thibetana isolate TM-01 chromosome 1, ASM2454274v1, whole genome shotgun sequence.
TTCTGATTGTGCTCCTCATGTAAAAGTATTTGTTCTTCCTACAATAAACATTATAAGATGAATTTTTGGTATTTAGCTTCTTATGAATGggtgaaataaataatttctctctttttttgtcttaGTTTGAGACTTATTTGGGAATAGTTTCTAAATTTCTATACACATACACTTTATTTTTGCCCAAACAGGCATTggaaattctgtttatttttcggCTTTAGTGttgtataattgacaaataaaaattgtatataattaagctgtacaacttgatgttttgatatgtgtatacactgtgaaatgatcACCACGATCAAGCCAATAATATAgccattacctcacatagttaccattttcttttttctatgccctttttttattttttggtgtggTAAGAATAATTAAGATCTGTCCTCTTACCAGAAGTTAAGGTCACAATCAATATAGTATTGTTAGTTACAGTCACACTGCTGTACAGTAGATCTCCAGAGTTTatttatcttgcataactgaaattttatactcTTTGACtaacatttcttcatttctcccaTCCCCAGCCCGTGGCAACCACTATTCCACTCTGCAGCTATGagtttgacagtttgactattttagattccacaaataagtgagatcatgcagtatttgtctttctatgtctgacttatttcactcagcCTAATGACCTCGGTGTTCATCtaagttgttgcaaatgacaaaattcccttttttgagattgaatatatatatattatatatataatattcaatattcaataaatatatatatgcatgctatggatgggttggctgtgtccccaccgaaatctcatcttgaattgtagttcccataatccccacatgtcgtgggagggacccggtgggaggtaattgaatgatgTGGGTGGTTTCCCCccgctattctcatgatagtgagtaatttctcatgagagctgatggctttataaggggatTCCCCCTTTACTTGGCtatcattcttctctctcctgctaccatgtgaagaaggatgtatttgcttccccttccatcatgatcgtaagtttcctgaggcctccctagccatgctgaactgtgagtcaaacttctttcctttgtaaattatccagtctcgtgtatgtctttattgggcagcatgagaatggactaatacaatgcaCATACACGtactctatgttttctttttctgttcgtctattgatggacattcaggtagttgccatatcttggctattttgaataatgctgcaattattatggatatatttaaatattcatacttccatatttaaatataaatatgaatatgaaagtacagatatctctttaaaatattgatttaatttcaTTTGGATTTATACATAAAAGTAAGATTACTGGATCAcattgtagttctatttttaattttttgaagaacctccatacttTTTCCATAATAGCTGCATGAATTTACACTCCAAAAAACAGCAAATGTTCccttattttatattcttgctgataactgttatttttaattcttttggaaatAGCCATCTTAAATATGTCAGGtgatatcttatttttgttttaatttgcatttccttgataattagcAATTTTATacccttttatatatacatattggtcatttgtatgtcttcttttgagaaatgtgtattcaggttctttactcattttttaatctttattttaacttcaggggtacatgtgcaagatgtacagtttgttacatagataaacatgtcATGGGAGTTGGTTGTACAggttattttatcacccaggtattaaacctagtgtccattagttattttccctgcttctctccttcttcccctcccacaccctcccataatccccagtgtgtgttgttcccctctatgtgcctgtatgttctcatcatttagttccctcttacaagtgagaatatgcagtgtttgttttctattcctgctttagtttgctaaggataatgcccTCCAGGCCCATCCATGTCcttgaaaaggacatgattttgttcttctttgtggctgcatagtattttattgtgtttacttaccacattttatgtatccaggctatcactgatgggcatttaggttgattccatgtctttgctattatgaatagtgctgtaatgaaaggaagacatgcatgtggccaacaatcatatgaaaaaaaagctcaatatcactgatcattacagaaatccAAATggaaaccacagtaagataccatctcacaccagtcagaataggaTATTaatagaaagtcaaaaaataacagatactggtgaggctgTGGGCTTTTACACCAttagtggaagtgtaaattagttcaaccattgtggaagacagtatggcaattcctcagagagctaaagacagaactaccattgaacccagcaatcccattactgggtatatacccaaaggaacataaatcattctattataaagacacatgcatgcaagtTATTGCAGcacctttgctcattttaaatgaggtatgaggttttatttttttttgctattgagttatataagttccttatatactttggatattaacctcttatcaaatatatggtttgcaaatatttttctccctttcccttggTTGCATTTTCACTCTGCTGCTGGTTTCCTTTGTTACCTGAAGCATTTTAATTTGATGCAATCCCACttgtctaattttgcttttgtcacctgtgcttttggtgtcatatctaaaaacaTCATTGCCCAAACCAACGTCAAGTTTTTTCCCTGTGTATTCTTCTGgtatttttatggcttcatatctttttttccctcttctatataactaaaattttgtgtcctttagCTAACATTTTCCAACCTTCCTTTTCCCCCCTCCACTAGCTCCTCGTAACCATCATTCTGCTTTCTACTGCTATGAGTTCAACtcttttagatttcacatgtaagtaaaatcatgcagtgtttgtctttctgtgcctggtttatttaaCTTAGCTTAACGTCCTCTAGATTCCTCCGGGTTGTTGccaatgacaggatttccttctttttgaaggcttaatagtatttcattgtatatagatttcacatttttaaaaattcattcatctgttgatggaaacaGGTTAACTCCAtgccttggctattgtgaatagtacagcaataaatataaaagaacagatatctctttgacatagtcatttcattttccttggaTGTATACACAGTAGTGAGATTTCTGGATCCAGTTTCTGGCTgtccatttaagtctttaatccattttcagtagTTTTTGTGTATGGTAGGCAATAGGATCAAATATAGATCTCCTGCATACATGTGGATatctgttttcccagcaccatttattgaggagacCATCCTTTCTTCAATGTATGTTCTCAGCACATtagtcaaaaatgagttcactgttatgtatgtttatttctgcgttgtctattctgttccattgatctctatgtctgttttcatgccagtatcATACTATTTTGACTACTGTGACTTTGCAATATATattgaaatgaagaaatataatgCCCCAGGCTGTGTTTTTCTGGTTCAAGATTACTTTGATTATTCAGGGCATTTTGTGATTCTGTgttaattttaggattgttttttatatttatttaagaatattattgGGGCCGGGTTGAGACAGTGGAGATGACTTAAAGCTAGGAGTTAGAAACCaccgtgggcaacatagtgaaagcccatctctacaaaaaaataataataaacaaaatgccTTTGGGATTTTTATAGGTACTTTAAAGTAATCTATCAAACGGTAATATTCTCCTGTCTAAATAGTTTGTTTGTCACGAATTCCACTTCTAAGAAGAATCCTCattgattacttttttaaaaattagggatTGGGGGACATAAGTAATGAATAGGCTATTCTTCCTACCTCCAAAATCCCATATAAAATCTCCTGGAATCATGTAGAAATCTCTAGAtctcaatttttgtatttgctttaGGAACCAGTTACACATGCTTTTTAGGGTAGAAATAATTCCTGGACTATCTATAATTTAGACATGctctaatttataaaacaaatttagcCTGACATTTAGTGTCCTTAATCAACCCGGTACTGGAGCTCCCTATTCGGTCTTATCTTCTGCACTTACCCTCTGCTCAGTCAGACCAATAAACTCTATTCTTATTGCAAAGACTCCTGAAATCTACAGTCtctaattttgtttctgtgggTCTTTCTACTTGCAGAATCACCTTCATTTCTTCGAATCCACATTCtatcaattcttttttatttttgagacggagtctccctctgtcgcccaggctggagtgccgttgtgtgatctcggctcactgcaagctctgcctcccaggttcatgccattctcctgcctcagcctcccgagtagctgggactagaggcgcccaccactacgcctggctaattttttgtatttttagtagagacggggtttcacagtgttagccaggatggtctcgatctcctgacctcgtgatctgcccgcctcagcctcccaaagtgctgtgattacaggcgtgagccaccgcgcccggcctctatcaATTCTTTAACATTCAGCTCACAACTTCCAGGAAGCCTTCATACCACATATACTTTCTTCAATTTTCATAGCTCTTATCTTCTAGGATAgacttgtaatttttaatttaacattataGCTATGGGTTCCACTTCTTATGTACATTACTAAGATGTTATCTCTTtataaatattgtcatttttattgaatTCATCATTATGAATGTTTGTCACAACTTTGAAATAGTCATCTTGAgagtaaatttattaaatttgcttttctaaaCGTAAGAACAGTGAGAAGCATTCTTCAGTTTCCTGTAAGTGTTTGCTGAATTTAATTGAATATAATTACAATCCCCAGTTATGCATACTATGGTATGGTTTTGTTACATGATGCATGGCCAATAAATATGGGTAGACTGAAGAAGCGTTAACACTCATCATGAATATCCAACTGAGAACCAGATAGTTTAGTAGTTTTTCATATATGCATGTTATTTCATCCaattgaggaaaagaaaaaccctatGAAGATTAGAATCCTTTTATATGTAAAGAAATTGTGATTAGAAGACATATTGTACTGTCAAACTGTTGTTTACATTCATGTCTATCTTCTTTGTACAGCAAGTACATTAGCTGAAATCATAAATGAAAGACTGACAAAATAAATGTCTCTGTGAATTTCTAAAGACTACACCCCTAAGTCCTTTGCTCTAATGTGCTTTTTAGGGTGACCCTAAGAATGACTCCTGGATCTTTGCCCTGGCTGTGCTCCTGTGCAGCACCTTCGTCTACAACAGCATGAGCACCATCAACCACCAGGCCCTGGAGCAGCTGCAGTATCCTTCCAGGAATAGAACAGAATCACCAAGTTTCATTGACGTTATAGGAATGGAGATCCAgtcatttcctccttccctttaatTTAATTACCTTTGGTGCAGCACAGGGAACCCAAGACAAAAGAcagtgtttataatatttttataaaagaaatgtgtGAATTGTGGGCAGACAGTTGCTTTTCCTTACCTAAGTCCTAGTTATGTGACGGAGCTCACAGAACTCATTAAGGCAAAGTCCAACCCAAGGCCTGATGGAGTAGAAGATTCCACAGAGTTCGTGAGTTTCTTTCCAGACTTTATTTGGACTGTACGGGATTTCACTCTGGAGCTGAAGTTGAATGGTGACCCTATCACAGAAGATGAGTACCTGGAGAACGCCTTGAAGCTGATTCAAGGTATCAGCAGGTGGCCTGGGTTGTGGGTGGTCCAGTGGGTGTGTGATCTGCTAAACACTGCCCGTCATCTCTTGGGTTTCATTTGTATTTGAGACTAGATTGAGGTCTGTAGAAATGGGGACTGAGGGGTATGTTGACGAGCTCTAGGAATGGAGCCTAGTTCACTTAAGAAAAGTAGAGTCTAAAGTGCAGATAAATTATTCAAGACAGATTTGTTCTTTGTACAATTAGTACTTTAGCATTCAGATTACAACGGGTGCTAAGACTTTCTAAAAACAAGATGCTTGTGATCCCTGTTTTCCcctctgcttttctgtgtttagaaaaTGACTGACCAGATAATTGTTAGACatgaaattacaaagaaaagcctatctaataaaaatatgtgtgtgtgttagtccactttgcattgctataaaggaatacctgagcctgggtaatttataaagaaaataagtttacttggctcatagttctgcaggctgtacaagcatgacaccagcatctgcttctaatCAGGACCCCAGGAAGCTTTCActaatggcagaaggtgaaggggacaGCTgatgtgtcacatggtgagaaagggaaaaacagaggGGCGTGGTCCCAGACTTTCAACAagcagatcttgtgtgaactcattACTATAAGGATGATACCAAGgtattcatgagaaatctgcccctgtgacccaaacacctcccacttgGCCCACTTCCAACATGggggggtcacatttcaacatgagatttggaggggatacCAGACTACATCAACATGCTACACGGATATTATTCTTATCATGGAAGGATATAACTTTTCAATACCTGTATAGTTATATCATCTACAAAAATGATTTTGTGTTCTAAAGTCACTTGAAgaagcatgtgtctttataatttGTGCCTTTTCAAAATTTCTGATAATTGTTGGaatattcattttactttctatgttatgatttttctcttaaacCCAACATATGTGTCCATGCTAGAATTCATAATAATTGTTTCAATGGGTTACATTTATCTGAGTGTGTATCTGATAAAACCTGATGAGAAATATCAATTCCAGTGTACTCAttgttgctttcatttttctatttatgctttcttgaaacatttcttaaaaattcataGGCAGAAGAGCAACACTGTCAAATTGAAtatgtctttttctcttaagaGTTTATAGAGAAGTGATGATTATCTTAAAACtacattcttggctgggcacggtgactcacacctgtagtgtcagcactttggaaggaagAGGTGAAaggattacttgaactcaggagtttgagaccagactgggcaatatagtgagaccctgtctctgtaaaaacTAGAGCAAATCAGCTAGTGtcttggtgcacacctgtattctcaATTACTaaagaggctaaggtggaaggatcacttgagcctgggaaatcaagGATGCAGTAAGTcgtgattttgccactgcactctagcctgggtaacagaggaagacctcatctcgaaaaaacaaaacaagattacTTTCTTGTTACATTTAGTCTTCAGAGGATTTTGCTAAAAAATAGCTAACACTATACAAATTCTTTTAGCATCCTTGTGGTTTTCTAAAATAATCATGCTATCTTTTTTACTATACCGAATGTtgctatttataatatttatccaGGATACTTTATTTCTGGCTCTTCTTTTTGGTCCCACAGCTCAGTTTCTACATGGAATGAAGTGGACAAGAAATTTACATTTGATATTTCATTAATTCAGGCATTCATTTAGTAAACATCTCATAACAATTACTTTATACTCGGCACTATGTTCAGATCCACAGATACTAGCCATGGGTTTTGTTTGTACTTGGATCAGATATCTCCCAAAGTTTCCTGCCAGCATTTTATCACTGGTGCAAGTTTCATGTGTACAGAAGTATTGAACGTTTATGTTAAAGGAGGTCTGTAAGCCTAGAAGATGGCAAAAAGACAATAAACCCTGTGAAAAATACCTTTAGCTCCCTATACCAAGACTGTTGTCACTATATTCTccgtttttcttttccttcaggcaAGAATCCCAAAGTTCAAACATCCAATTTGCCCAGGGAGTGCATCAGGCATTTCTTTCCAAAACGGAAGTGTTTTGTCTTTGACCGGCCAACACATGACAAAGACCTTCTAGCCAATATCGAGAAGGTGGCAGAAAAGCAACTGGATCCCAAATTCCaggaacaaacaaacattttctgttcTTACATCTTCACCCATGCAAGAACCAAGACCCTCAGGGAGGGAATCACAGTCACTGGGAATCGTGAGTCTCCTTTTTACATTTCTATGTTGCCTCAAGTGTGTTGAATATATTGTATAATGTGTTTCTCAGAATTTTTGTTAGATTCCATATAGAAGAATTATGTGTATACAGGTATCCACACTCAATGAAGAAATGTGTATAATTATCACACTTACTGCAATTTACAAATTCCTCTCCAATATTGCAAACTCTGTCACTGATATCTGTGACTTCctcatatctgaaaaaaaaaaatcctctgctGATAAAATAGCTAACtgaatataaaaacagacatataataTTTTCTCAGGGTAAGTCTTATATGTTCAATATTCTTTGCAAAGAGAAtacaaaagatatgttgaagtttAAAAACCTCTagaaggctgggggtggtggctcacacctataatcccagtactttgggaggcagagacatgcagatcacttgagctcaggagtttgagatcagcctggacaacatggtgaaaccccatctctacaaaaaatacaaaaattagctgggcatggtggaacatgcctgtagtcccagctacttaggaggctgaggcaggagaatcacttgagcccaggaggcagaggttgcagtgtgccaatatcataccactgcactccagcctgggcctcaaaaaaaaaaaaaaaaggaaaaaaaaagcctataaataaataaacattagccCATAATTCCCTGAAAATACATTGGTAGCTTCAGAATTAGGAATAAATGCGATATGATTTACCCTGCCTCATCATTTTATCTGTGTAAACtacttttcttctaatttttaaatgagaatttgtACTTCCTGTATACCCTCTAGTATGTTagataaagtaaatatttaaattttttagcaCTGTGGACTGGTGATCCATAAAAATGAAGAGTCATTATGAAAATAACAGTGATAATAGCAGAAGGAGGTAGGGATGTGGgtgtatgtgtttgcatgtgtgcacatgtgtgtgtgtgcatgcgtgtgtgtgtgtgctcagaaATGTAGCCTAGGATCCCATTGAGCTTTAATTTCATATTTAGCCCCTAAATCTCCTGGTTCATTTAGGTTTGGGAACTCTGGCAGTGACTTACGTAGATGCCATCAACAGTGGAGCGGTGCCTTGTCTGGAGAATGCAGTGATAACTCTGGCCCAGCGTGAGAACTCAGCTGCCATGCAGAGGGCAGCCGACTACTACAGCCAGCAGATGGCCCAGCGAGTGAAGCTCCCCACAGACACGCTCCAGGAGCTGCTGGACGTGCATGCGGCCTGTGAGAGGGAAGCCATTGCAGTCTTCATGGAGCACTCCTTCAAGGATGAAAACCAGGAATTCCAGAAGAAGCTCGTGGTAATTTGCCTTAGTCATTACTGTTCATCATCCTTCCCCTTGAAGAATGAAGCCTATACTTGCCTTTATTGACACCAATGCTCATCTGTCACTGAGGAAT
It encodes:
- the GBP6 gene encoding guanylate-binding protein 6 isoform X2, translated to MSTINHQALEQLHYVTELTELIKAKSNPRPDGVEDSTEFVSFFPDFIWTVRDFTLELKLNGDPITEDEYLENALKLIQGKNPKVQTSNLPRECIRHFFPKRKCFVFDRPTHDKDLLANIEKVAEKQLDPKFQEQTNIFCSYIFTHARTKTLREGITVTGNRLGTLAVTYVDAINSGAVPCLENAVITLAQRENSAAMQRAADYYSQQMAQRVKLPTDTLQELLDVHAACEREAIAVFMEHSFKDENQEFQKKLVEITMNKKGEFLLQNEESSVQCCQAKLNELSKGLMESISAGSFSVPGGHKLYMETKEKIEQDYWQVPRKGVKAKEVFQRFLESQVVIEKSILQSDKALTDREKAVAVDRAKKEAAEKEQELLKQKLQEQQQQMEAQERSLKENIAQLKEKLQMEREHLLREQNMMLEHKLKVQKDLLDEGFKKKSEEMNAEINQLKHVIDTTKNDDTPWIARTLDKLGDELTSILSAPAKLIGQVVKGVSSLFKKHKLLF